The following coding sequences lie in one Capsicum annuum cultivar UCD-10X-F1 chromosome 5, UCD10Xv1.1, whole genome shotgun sequence genomic window:
- the LOC124898616 gene encoding secreted RxLR effector protein 161-like — protein MHDDIKPVNTPLTPHLKLSSRLSSTTDEVREYMVKVPYANAVGSLMYAMVCTRPDISQAVSIISRYMHDLGKGHWQAVKWILRYLQNTIDVGLTFKRDKSLGQCIVGYCDSDYVGDLDKRRSTTGYLFTLAKVPVSWKSTLQSIVALSTTEAEYIVIHRGSNLASWAKHIDVRNHFVWEILEEKEILLQKIHTMENPADMLTKVVTRAKFEHCLNLVNILHI, from the exons ATGCACGATGATATAAAACCTGTAAATACCCCACTTACTCCTCACTTGAAACTGAGTAGCAGATTATCTTCGACAACTGATGAAGTGCGAGAATACATGGTAAAAGTCCCGTATGCAAATGCAGTTGGAAgcttgatgtatgcaatggtgtgtACGAGACCAGATATTTCACAAGCTGTCAGTATTATTAGCAGGTACATGCATGATCTGGGCAAAGGTCATTGGCAAGCGGTGAAATGGATTCTACGGTATCTCCAAAATACCATAGATGTTGGATTGACATTCAAACGGGATAAATCACTTGGTCAATGCATAGTTGGATATTGTGATTCTGATTATGTAGGTGATTTGGATAAGCGACGATCTACAACTGGCTATTTGTTCACTTTAGCAAAGGTGCCAGTTAGTTGGAAGTCTACCTTGCAGTCTATAGTGGCTTTGTCTACAACAGAGGCAGAGTATATAGTGATTCACAGAGGAAGCAATTTGGCTTCATGG GCGAAGCATATTGATGTTCGCAATCATTTTGTGTGGGAAATTCTCGAAGAGAAAGAGATACTTCTCCAGAAGATTCATACTATGGAGAATCCTGCAGATATGCTGACCAAGGTGGTTACAAGAGCCAAGTTCGAACACTGTTTAAACTTGGTTAATATCCTACACATTTGA